In Arthrobacter ramosus, one DNA window encodes the following:
- a CDS encoding FAD-dependent oxidoreductase has protein sequence MDQPESTTCVIAGGGPAGVMLGLLLARSGVDVTVLEKHADFLRDFRGDTVHPSTIRLLDELGLGEGFRALPQSKLGNFKLPAGGKEVTLVDFDRLKPPYDYVAMVPQWDLLNFLVDAAQQEPQFTLRMNTEATDLLYDDGGKVAGVAYRSRDAASGEETGTGELRATLTVACDGRSSVLRQKAGLVPREFPVPFDTWWFRLSRRADEQGQLASIMPRFSGTDVLLSLTRKDFYQIAYIAEKGKDPQMRAEGVESFRARVARIRPDLADRVDEIRSMDDLHLLDVKLNRIKPWHKPGLLLIGDAAHAMSPAGGVGINLAIQDAVAAAQRIARPLLQGTLGEADLASVQKRRWFPTVVIQSMQLLIQKAVFGPAVRGQLVGPPGPVVFISRHVPGFGKLPALMIAFGPRPEHAPDFARRKPTVNRKPA, from the coding sequence ATGGACCAGCCTGAAAGCACGACATGCGTCATCGCGGGCGGGGGCCCGGCGGGGGTGATGCTCGGACTCCTTCTGGCCCGGTCCGGCGTCGACGTCACCGTCCTCGAAAAGCATGCCGACTTCCTGCGCGATTTCCGCGGCGACACGGTTCACCCGTCCACCATCCGACTCTTGGATGAGCTTGGGCTGGGCGAGGGATTCCGGGCTTTGCCCCAAAGCAAGCTCGGCAATTTCAAACTCCCCGCGGGCGGCAAGGAAGTGACCCTGGTCGACTTCGATCGCCTCAAGCCGCCCTACGATTACGTAGCCATGGTTCCGCAATGGGACCTGCTGAATTTCCTGGTGGACGCCGCACAGCAAGAGCCGCAGTTCACGCTCCGGATGAACACTGAGGCCACCGATCTGCTGTACGACGACGGCGGGAAGGTCGCCGGGGTGGCGTACCGCAGCCGGGACGCGGCGTCCGGAGAGGAAACCGGGACGGGGGAGCTTCGCGCGACGTTGACGGTGGCGTGCGACGGCCGCAGCTCGGTGCTCCGGCAGAAGGCAGGACTGGTCCCCCGCGAGTTTCCCGTGCCGTTCGACACTTGGTGGTTCAGGCTCTCCCGGCGCGCGGACGAACAGGGACAGTTGGCCTCGATCATGCCCCGCTTCTCCGGCACCGATGTGCTCCTTAGCCTGACCCGCAAGGACTTCTACCAGATCGCCTACATCGCGGAGAAGGGCAAGGACCCGCAAATGCGCGCCGAAGGGGTGGAGAGTTTCCGTGCACGTGTGGCCCGCATCCGCCCGGATCTGGCGGACCGCGTGGACGAAATCAGGTCCATGGACGATCTCCATTTGCTCGATGTGAAGCTCAACCGGATCAAGCCATGGCACAAACCGGGCCTCCTCCTCATCGGAGACGCCGCCCACGCGATGTCTCCAGCAGGCGGTGTGGGGATCAACCTGGCTATCCAGGACGCCGTTGCCGCGGCCCAGCGCATCGCCCGCCCGTTGCTTCAGGGCACGCTTGGCGAGGCAGATCTCGCTTCGGTGCAGAAGCGGCGCTGGTTCCCCACCGTGGTGATCCAGAGTATGCAGCTCCTCATCCAAAAAGCGGTCTTCGGCCCCGCAGTGAGAGGCCAGTTGGTGGGCCCGCCGGGTCCGGTGGTCTTTATCTCCCGCCACGTACCCGGTTTCGGGAAACTTCCAGCCCTCATGATCGCCTTCGGGCCGCGGCCGGAGCACGCCCCGGACTTTGCGCGCCGGAAGCCCACCGTGAACCGGAAACCGGCGTGA
- a CDS encoding ABC-F family ATP-binding cassette domain-containing protein, whose amino-acid sequence MAHIDVSGIDYFLSDGTQLLNGVTFKVPDGSKTALIGPNGTGKTTLFKIIAGDLTPDEGVVGRSGTMGIMRQFVGQVRDESTVRDLLVSAAPPALAAAAKAVEDAELAMMEHDDEPTQMRYAQAIVDWGDAGGYDVETVWDEVCMAALGIPFDRAQHRPASSLSGGEQKRLVLEALFSGPDQLLLLDEPDNYLDVPGKRWLESKLNESKKTVFFISHDRELLNNAAGRIVTLEPGINGAGAWVHGGGFGTYVDARIDRNARFEELRKRWDEEHLKLKELVIMYKTKAAFRSDMANKYQAAQTRLAKFLEAGPPEALPLEQNVHMRLKGGRTAKRAVVAEKLELTGLMKPFSTEIWFGDRVGVLGSNGSGKSHFLRLLAAGGTDPEREHLPVSDVEIAEVPHEGTVKLGARIRPGFFAQTHSRPDLLGRTLLDILHRGDEHRSGLGREAASGALDSYGLVGSAEQKYESLSGGQQARFQILLLQLSGATLLLLDEPTDNLDLHSGEALERAIDAFEGTVLAVTHDRWFARSFDRFLVFGSDGKVYESAEPVWDESRVERAR is encoded by the coding sequence GTGGCCCATATTGACGTTTCAGGCATCGACTACTTCCTCTCCGACGGCACCCAGCTGCTCAACGGTGTGACTTTCAAGGTCCCGGACGGCAGCAAAACGGCCCTGATCGGGCCCAACGGAACGGGAAAGACCACCCTGTTCAAGATCATCGCCGGCGATCTCACGCCTGACGAAGGCGTAGTGGGCCGTTCCGGCACCATGGGCATCATGCGGCAATTCGTCGGGCAGGTCCGCGATGAATCCACCGTGCGCGACCTGCTGGTTTCCGCCGCGCCGCCGGCCCTCGCCGCGGCTGCCAAGGCGGTCGAGGACGCCGAGCTAGCCATGATGGAGCACGACGACGAGCCAACCCAGATGCGGTACGCCCAAGCGATCGTGGACTGGGGAGACGCCGGAGGGTACGACGTTGAGACCGTCTGGGACGAGGTCTGCATGGCCGCGCTCGGCATCCCCTTTGACCGCGCACAGCACCGCCCGGCGTCGAGCCTTTCGGGCGGCGAGCAGAAGCGGCTGGTGCTTGAGGCACTGTTCTCCGGACCGGATCAGCTGCTGCTCCTCGACGAACCGGACAACTATCTCGATGTTCCGGGAAAGCGTTGGCTCGAAAGCAAGCTCAACGAATCCAAGAAGACGGTCTTCTTCATCAGCCACGACCGCGAGCTGCTCAACAACGCCGCGGGGCGCATCGTGACGCTTGAACCCGGCATCAACGGTGCCGGCGCCTGGGTGCACGGCGGCGGATTCGGTACCTATGTGGACGCGCGTATCGACCGCAACGCGCGATTCGAGGAACTGCGCAAGCGCTGGGACGAGGAGCACCTGAAGCTCAAGGAACTCGTCATCATGTACAAGACCAAGGCTGCATTCCGCTCGGACATGGCCAACAAGTACCAGGCCGCGCAGACGCGGCTCGCCAAGTTCCTGGAGGCCGGACCGCCCGAAGCCCTGCCGCTGGAGCAGAACGTGCACATGCGCCTCAAGGGAGGCCGCACGGCCAAACGCGCCGTGGTGGCTGAAAAGCTTGAACTCACGGGCCTGATGAAGCCGTTCTCCACCGAGATCTGGTTCGGGGACCGCGTGGGCGTGCTCGGTTCCAATGGCTCGGGCAAGAGCCACTTCCTGCGGCTCCTCGCTGCCGGCGGCACCGACCCGGAGCGCGAGCATTTGCCCGTTTCGGACGTCGAAATCGCTGAAGTTCCGCACGAGGGCACCGTCAAACTGGGTGCCAGGATCCGTCCCGGATTCTTCGCGCAGACCCATTCCCGTCCGGATCTCCTGGGCCGGACGCTCCTGGACATCCTGCACCGCGGTGACGAACACCGTTCCGGGCTGGGCCGCGAGGCCGCTTCCGGCGCGCTCGACTCCTACGGGCTGGTGGGTTCGGCCGAGCAGAAGTACGAGTCGCTCTCCGGGGGACAGCAGGCGCGCTTCCAGATCCTGTTGCTCCAGCTGTCGGGTGCCACGCTTCTGCTCCTGGACGAGCCCACGGATAACCTGGACCTGCACTCGGGCGAGGCCTTGGAGCGTGCCATCGACGCGTTCGAAGGCACCGTCCTGGCCGTCACGCACGATCGCTGGTTCGCGAGGTCCTTCGACCGTTTCCTCGTCTTCGGATCCGACGGCAAAGTCTACGAGTCCGCCGAGCCCGTCTGGGACGAGTCCCGGGTAGAGCGGGCCCGCTGA
- a CDS encoding TetR family transcriptional regulator, whose amino-acid sequence MNRGRRPGQVSSRDEVLRAAREQFSRKGYDAATVRAIAAEAGVDPSMINHHFGTKEQLFMAALESPVDPKDHVSAVLSGPREDVGERLVTRFLTVWDSPAGAAGVAVLRTAMQHEWSAALVREFILNRAINPLLAGLGVPAEEASWRGNLVGSQLSGLILTRYLIKLEPIASAPHAVVVQALGPTIQRYLTGAVSGELSA is encoded by the coding sequence GTGAACAGGGGTCGCCGCCCGGGACAAGTGAGCAGCCGGGACGAGGTTCTCCGTGCGGCCCGTGAACAGTTCAGTCGCAAAGGATATGACGCCGCAACAGTCCGGGCCATCGCGGCCGAGGCGGGCGTGGATCCATCCATGATCAACCATCATTTCGGCACGAAGGAACAGCTGTTCATGGCTGCGCTCGAGTCACCCGTGGACCCCAAGGACCACGTATCGGCTGTTCTGAGCGGGCCGAGGGAGGACGTTGGGGAGAGGCTGGTGACGCGCTTCCTGACCGTGTGGGACTCGCCCGCTGGGGCAGCCGGCGTCGCGGTCCTGCGGACGGCGATGCAACACGAGTGGAGTGCCGCGCTGGTCCGCGAGTTCATCCTGAACCGCGCCATCAATCCGCTTCTGGCTGGCCTTGGGGTGCCCGCGGAAGAGGCATCGTGGCGCGGAAACCTGGTGGGATCGCAGCTTTCCGGACTCATCCTGACCCGTTACCTGATCAAACTGGAGCCGATCGCTTCGGCGCCGCACGCGGTCGTAGTTCAGGCGCTGGGGCCGACAATCCAGCGGTATCTCACCGGCGCGGTAAGCGGCGAACTGTCGGCCTGA